One stretch of Comamonas testosteroni DNA includes these proteins:
- a CDS encoding MFS transporter — protein sequence MAKDSDPKVVRKVVTSALIGATIEWYDFFLYGVVAGIVFSKLYFPGEDPLISTLLAYSTFAVGFVTRPLGGIIFGHFGDKIGRKSMLVITLMIMGVSTFLIGLTPTYAQIGIAAPILLLLLRIAQGIGLGGEWGGAVLMAYEYAPKNQQGFYASLPQIGLAIGLFMASGVVALLSWLCTDEQFMAWGWRIAFLISGLMVLVGMYIRLHVKETPEFAAVKERNAETAIPFFDMMRRYPGNVLKGMGARYIDGVFFNVFGVFSISYLTNTVKISRTDALMGVMLAAVVMCVTIPFFGRMSDRLGRARTYMWGSLITAISAFPAFWLMTNSNGNAMLIWAAIVIPFGVLYASVYGPEAALFCDLFDAKVRYTSISFVYQFSGIFAAGITPIIATSLIKAGDGSPWLICLYVLFAGLVSALCAMSIGRSPQAQAESQPDTRPASTYRSA from the coding sequence ATGGCAAAAGACAGTGATCCCAAGGTCGTTCGTAAGGTAGTCACCTCCGCACTGATCGGAGCCACCATCGAGTGGTATGACTTCTTTCTGTACGGCGTAGTCGCCGGCATCGTGTTCAGCAAGCTCTACTTTCCTGGGGAAGATCCGCTGATCTCCACCCTGCTGGCCTACAGCACATTCGCCGTCGGCTTTGTCACCCGGCCTCTTGGAGGCATCATTTTCGGGCACTTCGGCGACAAGATCGGACGCAAGAGCATGCTGGTCATCACCCTCATGATCATGGGCGTTTCGACCTTTCTCATCGGACTGACTCCGACCTACGCGCAAATCGGCATAGCCGCGCCAATCCTGCTGTTGCTGCTGCGCATCGCGCAAGGCATAGGGCTAGGCGGAGAATGGGGCGGAGCCGTGTTGATGGCCTATGAATATGCGCCCAAGAACCAGCAAGGCTTCTACGCTTCACTGCCTCAGATCGGTCTGGCCATAGGCTTGTTCATGGCATCGGGCGTCGTGGCACTGCTGTCCTGGCTGTGCACCGACGAGCAGTTCATGGCCTGGGGCTGGCGCATCGCCTTCCTGATATCGGGACTGATGGTACTGGTAGGCATGTACATCCGCCTGCACGTGAAGGAGACACCGGAATTTGCTGCCGTCAAGGAGCGCAACGCGGAAACGGCTATTCCCTTTTTTGACATGATGCGCCGCTATCCCGGCAACGTGCTCAAGGGCATGGGGGCCCGTTATATCGACGGTGTGTTCTTCAACGTCTTCGGCGTGTTTTCCATCAGCTACCTGACCAACACTGTGAAGATATCGCGCACCGATGCGCTGATGGGCGTGATGCTGGCGGCCGTAGTGATGTGCGTGACCATCCCGTTCTTTGGCCGCATGTCGGACAGACTGGGACGTGCCCGCACCTACATGTGGGGCTCACTCATTACCGCCATCTCGGCCTTTCCAGCCTTCTGGCTGATGACGAATAGCAACGGCAATGCGATGCTGATCTGGGCTGCCATCGTCATTCCGTTTGGCGTGCTTTATGCATCGGTCTATGGTCCGGAAGCAGCGCTTTTCTGCGACCTTTTCGACGCCAAGGTTCGCTACACCAGCATCTCCTTCGTCTATCAGTTCTCGGGCATCTTTGCGGCGGGCATCACTCCCATCATCGCGACCAGCCTGATCAAGGCAGGTGACGGCTCGCCCTGGCTGATCTGCCTGTACGTCCTGTTTGCCGGCCTGGTCTCCGCCTTGTGCGCCATGTCCATAGGCCGCAGCCCGCAAGCGCAGGCTGAAAGCCAGCCCGACACTCGCCCGGCAAGCACGTACAGAAGCGCTTGA
- a CDS encoding IclR family transcriptional regulator translates to MSDRALAVLDYVTQSSEPPGLMEIANALHFPKATASRLCSGLESRQWLTRHEGDRSFAPGPRLLSLAVKALQCDPRQALRHEVLSQLVQTLGETCNLTVLDGTRVRYLDRVETHWPLRMQLEVGSLVPLHATASGKLFLAHMADQRRQAVLENLLLTPCTSRTLQSAEALAQQVQQIQALGYACDREEFMLGMIAVAVPIKDDKGLCRAALAVHAPQARMSLEQALTGLPHLQAAAQRMGKLLF, encoded by the coding sequence ATGTCGGACCGTGCGCTCGCGGTGCTCGATTACGTGACCCAAAGCAGCGAACCTCCTGGGCTGATGGAAATTGCCAATGCGCTGCACTTTCCCAAGGCCACAGCTTCGCGTTTGTGCTCGGGATTGGAGTCGCGGCAGTGGCTGACGCGGCACGAGGGGGATCGCAGTTTTGCGCCAGGTCCGCGCTTGCTCAGTCTTGCGGTGAAAGCCCTGCAATGCGATCCGCGCCAGGCTTTGCGCCATGAGGTTTTGTCCCAGCTGGTGCAGACCTTGGGTGAGACCTGCAACCTCACGGTTCTTGATGGAACCCGTGTACGTTATCTGGACCGGGTGGAGACGCATTGGCCCTTGCGCATGCAACTGGAAGTCGGGTCCCTGGTGCCTTTGCATGCGACAGCCAGCGGCAAGCTTTTCCTCGCGCATATGGCTGATCAGCGTCGTCAGGCCGTGCTGGAAAACCTGCTGCTGACGCCTTGTACGTCACGCACCTTGCAATCAGCCGAGGCATTGGCCCAACAGGTCCAGCAGATTCAAGCGCTTGGCTATGCCTGCGACCGTGAAGAGTTCATGCTGGGAATGATTGCCGTGGCCGTACCGATCAAGGACGACAAAGGCCTGTGCCGTGCAGCGCTGGCGGTGCACGCGCCGCAGGCACGCATGTCTCTGGAGCAGGCGCTCACGGGCTTGCCGCATTTGCAGGCTGCTGCACAGCGCATGGGCAAGCTCTTGTTCTAG
- the uvrA gene encoding excinuclease ABC subunit UvrA, with amino-acid sequence MTQGLIRIRGARQHNLRNLDIDIRTGELTVVTGPSGSGKSSLVFDTLYAEGQRRYVETFSAYARQFLDRMDKPAVDKVEGVPPAIAIDQTNPVRNSRSTVGTMTEINDHLKLLFARAAQLFDSRTALPVRHDTADSIYAELAQRCEAAGDPRIAITFPVELPANTSAEEVEQWLSASGFTKVQAEREVERAHAASDEAAKAKKKAKPAPEKIKVLDVIADRFRLGKAERSRAMEAIEVGLKRGSGRLTVYVLPESGVEAAEPELWKFSLGLHCPESNLTYQEPIPSLFSFNSAVGACDACRGFGRVIGVDWGLVIPNEKLTLRTGVIKPIQTPAWKEIQDDLMRHSEAEGIPRDTAWSKLTQAQKDWVIEGSPNWNGKWSQTWYGIRRFFEYLESKAYKMHIRVLLSKYRSYTECPSCGGARLKTESLLWRIGGKQAADAVLPPGDESGRYQRFMPQAVGWSREQLESLPGLCLHDLMRLPITRLRDFFAQLAPDNDAVKNDGEAQALRMLHAEVMTRLQYLCDVGIGYLTLDRQSRTLSGGEVQRINLTTALGTSLVNTLFVLDEPSIGLHPRDMERITEAMQRLRDAGNTLVVVEHDPAVMFAADRMIDMGPGPGARGGQIVFDGTPEDLRKADTLTGAYLGGRKQVGFGLKRMVTESTPRLILEGAREHNLRDISVDFPLQRLVTITGVSGSGKSTLIQDVLVPALMRHFGKPTDAAGAFERLLGADHLADVMFVDQSPIGKTARSNPVSYVGAWDAIRELFAVAPLSRQRGYTAAKFSFNSGDGRCPTCGGSGFEHVEMQFLSDVYLRCPDCNGTRYRPEILEVKIERNGQPLNVADVLELTVAEAALLFAQDRDVIRALQPIVDVGLEYVKLGQPVPTLSGGEAQRLKLAGFLAEAAKAQSKSRQSLAKKGTLFLFDEPTTGLHFEDIAKLMRALRKLLEAGHSLIVIEHNLDVIRASDWLIDLGPEGGDGGGLIVAEGTPEEVRHVKESHTAQALREYDLAMGVGGEAVREVAPMLYKPQRKAQAEKAPQAKNAIEIVNAKEHNLKSLSVDVPRGKFNVVTGVSGSGKSTLAFDILFNEGQRRYLESLNAYARSIVQPAGRPEVDAVYGIPPTVAIEQRLSRGGRKSTVGTTTEVWHFLRLLYVKLGVQHCIHDDAIVQPQTEESIAAQLMTNFRGQTIGLLSPLVVNRKGVYTELADWARPKGYTHLRVDGEFLPTTGFPRIDRFKEHTIELPVASVTVTAANEKELRGHLRQALEIGKGVLHVLSGIENLADAMQGGRSTAGIGALQVFSTQRACPVCATSYAELDPRLFSYNSKHGWCPDCVGTGVKLTKDQRKVYDDTLLADDNRGREVKFEGQEVEDLAEVECPKCQGTRLNPVARAVKFHDEAITDIAQLSVSDVRQWIQSLELTGREADIARDLIPEIQSRLEFLEEVGLNYLTLDRGAPTLSGGEAQRIRLAAQLGSNLQGVCYVLDEPTIGLHARDNQILLNALHKLGDKGNTLVVVEHDEDTIRRADHVIDIGPSAGIRGGRLVAEGTVDDIMAAKDSVTGRYLLHAMRHPFKPRLWVGEGEPPEKTAAINAEASDAGDMEVLDKKPSKAKKKKAVAATENVVPQDSDVLHWLTVLGANLHNLQSVEARVPLKRLVAVTGVSGSGKSTLARDVLLSNVAAWVQQRSTKAGRDAMDAGKSPALVGCKGLKGFETIDRVLEVDQTPIGKTPRSCPATYIGFWDTIRKLFAETLEAKARGYAAGRFSFNTGEGRCPACEGQGVRTIEMSFLPDVKVPCEVCHGARFNPETLAVSWRGKSIGDVLQMEVDEAVEFFASMPSIAHPLQLLKDVGLGYLTLGQPSPTLSGGEAQRIKLVTELTKVRDDIGRRGQKSPHTLYVLDEPTVGLHMADVDKLIHVLHRLVDGGHSVVVIEHDLDVIAEADWIIDLGPEGGKDGGRIVATGTPEELVKIGTHTGKALAPVLAR; translated from the coding sequence ATGACGCAGGGCCTGATCCGTATCCGTGGTGCTCGCCAGCACAATCTTCGCAATCTGGACATCGATATCCGTACCGGTGAACTGACCGTGGTCACCGGCCCCAGCGGCTCGGGCAAGTCCAGCCTGGTGTTCGACACGCTGTACGCCGAAGGCCAGCGCCGCTATGTCGAGACCTTCTCCGCCTACGCGCGTCAGTTCCTCGATCGCATGGACAAGCCGGCTGTGGACAAGGTCGAAGGTGTGCCGCCCGCGATTGCCATCGACCAGACCAACCCGGTGCGCAACTCGCGCTCCACCGTGGGCACGATGACGGAGATCAACGATCACCTCAAGCTGCTGTTTGCGCGTGCGGCCCAGTTGTTCGACAGCAGGACGGCCCTGCCGGTGCGCCACGATACGGCGGACAGTATTTATGCCGAGCTGGCCCAGCGCTGCGAGGCCGCGGGCGACCCGCGCATTGCCATCACCTTCCCGGTGGAGCTGCCGGCCAATACCTCGGCCGAGGAGGTGGAGCAATGGCTGTCTGCCAGCGGCTTCACCAAGGTGCAGGCCGAGCGCGAAGTGGAGCGCGCGCATGCGGCCAGTGACGAGGCCGCCAAGGCCAAGAAAAAAGCCAAGCCAGCCCCCGAGAAGATCAAGGTGCTGGATGTGATTGCCGACCGCTTTCGCCTCGGCAAGGCCGAGCGTTCCCGCGCCATGGAGGCGATCGAGGTGGGCCTCAAGCGCGGCAGCGGCAGGCTCACGGTCTATGTGTTGCCCGAGAGCGGTGTCGAGGCGGCCGAGCCCGAGCTGTGGAAGTTCTCGCTGGGCCTGCACTGTCCCGAGAGCAATCTGACTTACCAGGAGCCGATTCCCTCGCTGTTTTCCTTCAACTCCGCGGTGGGCGCCTGCGATGCCTGCCGTGGTTTCGGTCGCGTCATCGGGGTCGACTGGGGACTGGTGATTCCCAATGAAAAGCTCACCTTGCGCACCGGTGTCATCAAGCCGATCCAGACGCCGGCCTGGAAGGAGATTCAGGACGATTTGATGCGCCACTCCGAGGCCGAGGGCATTCCACGCGATACGGCCTGGTCCAAGCTGACCCAGGCGCAGAAGGACTGGGTGATAGAGGGCTCGCCCAACTGGAACGGCAAGTGGAGCCAGACCTGGTATGGCATTCGCCGCTTCTTCGAGTATCTCGAAAGCAAGGCCTACAAGATGCATATCCGGGTGCTGCTGTCCAAGTACCGCAGCTATACCGAATGCCCGAGCTGCGGTGGCGCTCGCCTCAAGACCGAAAGCCTGCTCTGGCGCATTGGCGGAAAGCAGGCCGCGGATGCCGTGCTGCCGCCCGGCGACGAGAGCGGCCGATACCAGCGCTTCATGCCGCAGGCGGTGGGCTGGAGCCGCGAGCAGCTCGAGAGCCTGCCCGGCCTGTGTCTGCATGATCTGATGCGTTTGCCGATCACGCGCCTGCGTGACTTCTTTGCGCAGCTGGCGCCAGACAACGATGCCGTTAAAAATGATGGTGAAGCCCAGGCATTGAGGATGCTGCATGCAGAAGTCATGACGCGGCTGCAGTATCTGTGCGATGTGGGCATAGGCTATCTCACGCTGGACCGCCAGAGCCGCACGCTGAGCGGTGGCGAGGTGCAGCGCATCAACCTGACCACCGCTCTAGGCACTTCGCTGGTCAACACCCTGTTTGTGCTCGACGAGCCATCGATAGGTCTGCACCCGCGCGATATGGAGCGCATCACCGAAGCCATGCAGCGCCTGCGCGATGCGGGCAATACGCTGGTAGTGGTGGAGCATGACCCCGCCGTGATGTTTGCCGCCGACCGAATGATAGACATGGGGCCGGGCCCGGGTGCGCGCGGCGGCCAGATCGTGTTCGACGGCACGCCCGAGGATTTGCGCAAGGCCGATACCCTGACCGGCGCCTATCTGGGCGGGCGCAAGCAGGTGGGCTTCGGTCTCAAGCGCATGGTGACCGAGAGCACGCCGCGTCTGATTCTCGAAGGCGCGCGCGAGCACAATCTGCGCGATATCAGCGTGGACTTTCCGCTGCAGCGCCTGGTCACCATCACCGGCGTGTCGGGCTCGGGCAAATCCACGCTGATCCAGGACGTGCTGGTGCCGGCACTGATGCGCCATTTCGGCAAGCCCACCGATGCGGCGGGCGCGTTCGAGCGCCTGCTGGGCGCGGACCATCTGGCCGATGTGATGTTTGTGGACCAGTCGCCGATCGGCAAGACGGCGCGCTCCAACCCGGTCAGCTATGTGGGCGCCTGGGATGCGATCCGCGAGCTGTTCGCCGTGGCGCCGCTTTCACGCCAGCGCGGCTACACGGCTGCCAAGTTCAGCTTCAACAGCGGCGACGGCCGCTGCCCGACCTGCGGCGGCTCGGGCTTCGAGCATGTGGAGATGCAGTTCCTCTCGGACGTCTATCTGCGTTGCCCGGACTGCAACGGCACGCGTTATCGCCCCGAGATTCTGGAAGTGAAAATCGAGCGCAACGGCCAGCCGCTGAATGTGGCCGATGTGCTGGAGCTCACGGTGGCCGAAGCCGCGCTGCTGTTTGCGCAGGATCGCGACGTGATCCGCGCGCTGCAGCCCATCGTCGATGTGGGCCTGGAATATGTGAAGCTGGGCCAGCCCGTGCCCACGCTGTCGGGCGGCGAGGCACAGCGTCTCAAGCTCGCCGGCTTTCTGGCCGAGGCGGCCAAGGCGCAGTCCAAATCCAGGCAGTCGCTGGCCAAGAAAGGCACGCTGTTCCTGTTCGACGAGCCCACGACCGGCCTGCATTTCGAAGACATTGCCAAGCTCATGCGCGCATTGCGCAAGCTGCTCGAAGCGGGCCACTCGCTGATCGTCATCGAGCACAACCTGGACGTGATTCGCGCAAGCGACTGGCTGATCGATCTGGGTCCCGAAGGCGGTGACGGCGGCGGTCTGATCGTGGCCGAGGGCACGCCCGAGGAGGTGCGCCATGTGAAGGAATCGCACACGGCCCAGGCCTTGCGCGAATACGACCTGGCCATGGGCGTGGGCGGAGAGGCGGTGCGCGAAGTCGCTCCCATGCTCTACAAGCCCCAGCGCAAGGCCCAGGCCGAAAAGGCGCCGCAGGCCAAGAACGCGATCGAGATCGTCAATGCCAAGGAACACAACCTCAAGTCCCTGAGCGTGGATGTGCCGCGCGGCAAGTTCAATGTGGTGACCGGTGTCTCGGGTTCGGGCAAGTCCACGCTGGCTTTCGACATCCTGTTCAACGAAGGCCAGCGCCGCTATCTCGAATCGCTCAATGCCTATGCGCGCTCCATCGTGCAGCCAGCGGGCCGTCCCGAGGTCGATGCGGTCTATGGCATACCGCCCACTGTGGCCATCGAGCAGCGCCTGTCGCGTGGCGGTCGCAAGTCCACGGTGGGCACGACCACCGAGGTCTGGCACTTTCTGCGCCTGCTCTATGTGAAGCTGGGCGTGCAGCACTGCATACACGACGATGCCATCGTGCAGCCGCAGACCGAGGAAAGCATTGCCGCGCAGCTGATGACGAATTTCCGCGGCCAGACCATAGGCCTCTTGAGCCCGCTGGTCGTCAACCGCAAGGGCGTCTATACCGAGCTGGCCGACTGGGCCAGACCCAAGGGCTACACGCATCTGCGCGTGGACGGCGAGTTTCTGCCGACCACGGGCTTTCCGCGTATCGACCGCTTCAAGGAACACACCATCGAGCTGCCCGTGGCCAGCGTGACGGTGACCGCGGCCAACGAGAAGGAGCTGCGCGGCCATCTGCGCCAGGCGCTGGAAATCGGCAAGGGCGTGCTGCATGTGCTGTCCGGCATCGAGAACCTGGCCGACGCCATGCAGGGCGGCCGGAGCACGGCCGGCATCGGCGCGCTGCAGGTGTTCTCCACCCAGCGCGCCTGCCCGGTCTGCGCCACCAGCTATGCCGAGCTGGACCCGCGTCTGTTCTCCTACAACAGCAAGCATGGCTGGTGCCCCGATTGCGTGGGCACGGGTGTGAAGCTGACCAAGGACCAGCGCAAGGTCTATGACGACACCTTGCTGGCCGACGACAATCGGGGCCGTGAGGTGAAGTTCGAGGGACAGGAAGTGGAGGACCTGGCCGAGGTGGAATGCCCCAAGTGCCAGGGCACACGTCTGAACCCTGTGGCGCGAGCCGTGAAGTTTCACGATGAGGCAATCACCGATATTGCCCAGCTGTCGGTCAGCGATGTGCGCCAATGGATACAGAGTCTGGAGCTTACGGGCCGCGAAGCCGATATTGCGCGCGATCTGATTCCCGAGATCCAGAGCCGTCTCGAATTCCTGGAAGAGGTCGGACTCAACTATCTGACGCTGGACCGCGGCGCGCCCACGCTGAGCGGGGGCGAGGCCCAGCGCATCCGGCTGGCCGCGCAGCTGGGCAGCAATCTGCAAGGTGTCTGCTATGTGCTGGACGAACCCACCATCGGCCTGCATGCGCGCGACAACCAGATCCTGCTCAATGCCTTGCACAAGCTCGGTGACAAGGGCAACACGCTGGTGGTGGTGGAGCATGACGAAGACACGATTCGCCGCGCCGACCACGTGATCGATATCGGCCCCAGCGCCGGCATCCGCGGCGGCCGTCTGGTGGCCGAGGGCACGGTGGATGACATCATGGCGGCCAAGGACTCGGTCACGGGGCGCTATCTGCTGCACGCCATGCGCCATCCCTTCAAGCCGCGTCTGTGGGTGGGGGAGGGCGAGCCTCCGGAAAAAACGGCTGCTATCAATGCAGAAGCTTCTGACGCTGGCGATATGGAAGTTTTAGATAAGAAACCATCCAAAGCCAAGAAAAAGAAAGCGGTAGCTGCTACTGAGAATGTGGTGCCGCAAGACAGCGACGTACTGCACTGGCTGACGGTGCTGGGCGCGAATCTGCACAATCTGCAGAGCGTGGAGGCGCGTGTTCCGCTCAAGCGGCTGGTGGCCGTGACCGGAGTTTCCGGCTCGGGCAAGTCCACGCTGGCGCGTGATGTGCTGCTGAGCAATGTGGCGGCCTGGGTGCAGCAGCGCTCGACCAAGGCCGGCCGCGATGCCATGGATGCCGGCAAGTCGCCGGCACTCGTGGGCTGCAAGGGGCTCAAGGGCTTCGAGACCATCGACCGCGTGCTCGAAGTCGACCAGACCCCGATCGGCAAGACGCCGCGCTCCTGCCCGGCGACCTATATCGGCTTCTGGGACACGATTCGCAAACTGTTTGCCGAGACCCTGGAGGCCAAGGCCCGCGGCTATGCGGCTGGCCGCTTCTCGTTCAACACGGGCGAAGGGCGTTGCCCGGCCTGCGAGGGCCAGGGCGTGCGCACCATCGAGATGAGCTTTCTGCCCGATGTCAAAGTGCCTTGCGAAGTCTGCCACGGCGCACGCTTCAACCCCGAGACGCTGGCCGTGAGCTGGCGCGGCAAGAGCATTGGCGATGTGCTGCAGATGGAGGTCGACGAGGCCGTCGAGTTCTTCGCCTCCATGCCCTCGATTGCCCATCCGCTGCAGTTGCTCAAGGACGTGGGGCTGGGCTATCTCACCCTGGGCCAGCCATCGCCCACGCTGTCGGGCGGCGAGGCCCAGCGCATCAAGCTGGTGACCGAGCTGACCAAGGTGCGCGACGATATCGGCCGGCGCGGACAGAAGTCTCCGCACACGCTGTACGTGCTTGACGAGCCCACCGTGGGCCTGCACATGGCCGATGTGGACAAGCTCATCCATGTGCTGCACCGCCTTGTCGACGGCGGCCACAGCGTGGTGGTCATCGAGCATGACCTCGACGTGATTGCCGAGGCGGACTGGATCATCGATCTGGGCCCCGAAGGCGGCAAGGACGGCGGGCGCATCGTGGCCACGGGAACCCCCGAGGAGCTGGTGAAGATCGGCACCCACACCGGCAAGGCACTGGCGCCGGTGCTGGCGCGGTAA
- a CDS encoding GMC family oxidoreductase, with the protein MSDAIASYDYVIVGAGSAGCVLAARLSEDPDNKVLLLEAGPPDRSVWIHLPIGYGKTMWSPQYNWRFETDPDPNMNGRRIYWPRGKTLGGSSSINGLIYVRGQAQDYDHWAALGNPGWSYEDVLPYFIKSEGNARGAVDFHGAAGPLKVSDIGARHELIEAFIAGAEQIGVPRTSDFNGQQQEGAGYYQLTTSKGLRCSTAKGYLGPARKRPNLHIETDAMATGLIMRGKRAIGVDFRQNGRMRKAMAHAEVILSAGAIQSPQLLQLSGIGPRTLLQSLGIPVVHELPGVGENLQDHLQIRLSYECSKPITTNDQLNSWVGTTRLGLEWLFYRSGPLAVGINQGGCFMRALKNADGSPVAITPDIQFHVSTLSADMAGGKVHPYSGFTMSVCQLRPESRGHVRIRSTDPFAAPSMQPNYLSTELDQRTNVAAIRSARQIAQSAAMAPYVKREVKPGPQTQSDEELLEFCRDNGATIFHPSGTCRMGLAQDPMAVVDARLRVHGIQGLRVVDCSIMPTLVSGNTNAPVVMIAEKAADLIHEDARQFQVA; encoded by the coding sequence GTGTCAGATGCGATCGCAAGTTATGACTACGTCATCGTCGGCGCCGGCTCTGCCGGATGCGTTCTCGCGGCACGACTTTCCGAAGACCCCGACAACAAGGTCCTGCTGCTGGAGGCAGGGCCTCCCGACAGATCTGTCTGGATCCACTTGCCCATCGGTTATGGCAAGACCATGTGGAGCCCTCAATACAACTGGCGTTTCGAGACAGACCCCGACCCCAATATGAACGGACGAAGAATCTATTGGCCTAGGGGCAAGACCTTGGGTGGAAGCAGTTCCATCAACGGCCTGATCTACGTGCGAGGCCAGGCACAGGACTACGATCACTGGGCCGCGCTGGGCAACCCAGGCTGGTCCTATGAGGATGTGCTGCCCTACTTCATCAAGTCAGAAGGCAATGCAAGAGGCGCGGTCGACTTCCATGGCGCAGCCGGCCCGCTCAAGGTCTCGGACATCGGGGCCAGGCATGAGCTGATTGAAGCCTTTATTGCCGGCGCCGAGCAGATCGGCGTCCCACGCACGAGTGACTTCAACGGGCAGCAGCAAGAAGGTGCCGGCTACTACCAACTCACCACGAGCAAGGGCTTGCGCTGCAGCACCGCCAAGGGCTATCTGGGCCCCGCCCGCAAGCGTCCCAATCTGCATATTGAGACCGATGCCATGGCCACCGGACTGATCATGCGTGGCAAACGGGCCATAGGCGTGGACTTTCGCCAGAACGGCCGGATGCGCAAGGCAATGGCCCATGCAGAGGTCATCTTGTCCGCCGGAGCCATTCAATCGCCCCAGCTCTTGCAGCTGTCAGGCATAGGACCTCGCACACTGCTGCAAAGCCTCGGAATTCCAGTCGTGCACGAACTGCCTGGCGTGGGTGAAAACCTGCAAGACCATTTGCAGATCCGTCTGAGCTACGAGTGCAGCAAACCGATCACCACCAACGATCAATTGAACTCCTGGGTTGGTACGACGCGACTGGGGCTGGAATGGCTTTTCTACCGCTCGGGTCCCCTGGCCGTCGGTATCAATCAGGGCGGGTGCTTCATGCGGGCCCTCAAGAATGCCGACGGCAGCCCCGTCGCCATCACACCAGACATCCAGTTTCATGTGTCCACGCTCTCTGCGGACATGGCCGGCGGCAAGGTCCACCCTTACTCGGGATTCACCATGTCAGTGTGTCAGTTGCGCCCCGAGTCTCGCGGCCATGTGCGTATTCGCTCCACAGATCCTTTTGCCGCGCCATCCATGCAGCCCAACTACCTGAGCACGGAACTCGATCAACGCACCAACGTGGCCGCCATTCGCTCAGCCAGACAGATCGCGCAATCTGCAGCCATGGCTCCATATGTCAAACGCGAAGTCAAGCCCGGTCCACAGACGCAAAGTGATGAGGAGTTGCTGGAGTTCTGCCGCGATAACGGCGCCACGATCTTCCACCCCAGCGGCACCTGTCGCATGGGCCTGGCCCAGGACCCTATGGCTGTGGTGGACGCGCGCTTGCGCGTCCACGGCATCCAAGGGCTGCGTGTGGTTGATTGTTCGATCATGCCGACACTGGTTTCGGGCAACACCAATGCCCCCGTCGTGATGATTGCCGAAAAAGCCGCCGACCTGATCCATGAAGACGCAAGGCAGTTTCAAGTCGCATGA
- a CDS encoding porin, translated as MTKMTRIALAALAVMGATTAMAQSSVTLYGRINTTVERQKAGGESVSGLYNNASRWGIRGTEDLGGGLKAGFTLESGFNSDTGTGSAWTHPTTGMSFARQSEVNLSGGFGMIRLGNFVPESYYATADYISMHNHDTGSSSDALYYDPVWFGGLSTKNKIGYRTPNMGGLTVDASVSMHEKDPSVGPRKNGYDLAANYATGPVHLGAGFSKVGDNWQAALRGLYTFGQVTLGAYYQRNKDDNQITGTGAGSRNNFRLSAMYTMGASEFHANVGHANKWSHIADSAATQWTLGYNYNLSKRTKVYGYYTKVNNSKGANYVTGNAGADFSSFALGVRHNF; from the coding sequence ATGACCAAGATGACTCGCATCGCACTGGCCGCACTGGCTGTGATGGGCGCAACCACCGCAATGGCACAGAGCAGCGTGACGCTGTACGGCCGTATCAACACCACCGTCGAACGCCAGAAGGCTGGCGGTGAATCGGTGTCCGGCCTGTACAACAATGCTTCCCGCTGGGGCATTCGCGGTACCGAAGATCTTGGTGGCGGCCTGAAGGCAGGCTTCACCCTGGAGTCCGGCTTCAACTCCGACACCGGCACCGGCTCCGCCTGGACCCACCCCACCACCGGCATGTCCTTTGCGCGTCAGAGCGAAGTGAACCTGTCCGGCGGCTTCGGCATGATCCGTCTGGGCAACTTCGTTCCCGAGTCCTACTACGCAACTGCTGACTACATCAGCATGCACAACCACGACACCGGTTCTTCTTCCGATGCGCTGTACTACGATCCCGTCTGGTTCGGCGGTCTGAGCACCAAGAACAAGATCGGCTATCGCACCCCCAACATGGGCGGCCTGACAGTGGATGCCTCCGTGTCTATGCACGAGAAGGATCCCTCGGTCGGTCCTCGCAAGAATGGCTACGATCTGGCCGCCAACTACGCCACCGGTCCTGTGCACCTGGGCGCTGGCTTCAGCAAGGTGGGCGACAACTGGCAAGCTGCCCTGCGCGGCCTGTACACATTCGGTCAAGTGACTCTGGGTGCCTACTACCAGCGTAACAAGGACGACAACCAGATCACCGGCACTGGCGCTGGTTCGCGCAACAACTTCCGTCTGTCGGCCATGTACACCATGGGCGCTTCGGAATTCCATGCCAACGTGGGTCATGCCAACAAGTGGAGCCATATTGCTGACTCCGCCGCCACTCAGTGGACTCTGGGCTACAACTACAACCTGAGCAAGCGCACCAAGGTGTATGGCTACTACACCAAGGTGAACAACAGCAAGGGTGCGAACTATGTGACTGGTAATGCCGGCGCGGACTTCAGCTCCTTCGCTCTGGGCGTGCGCCACAACTTCTAA